A single window of Ornithorhynchus anatinus isolate Pmale09 chromosome 3, mOrnAna1.pri.v4, whole genome shotgun sequence DNA harbors:
- the LOC100090342 gene encoding keratin-associated protein 5-2-like: MGCSGGSGGCASGCGGCGGCGGCGGCGGGCGSGACVPVCCTTCCVPACCSSGCGKGGCGSCGGTKGGCGSCGGSKGGCGSCGGSKGGCGSCGGSCCGSCGGCGSCGGSKGGCGSCGGTKGGCGSCGGCGSCGGGKGGCGSCGGCGSCCQTSCCVPCCSQTSCCVPCCSQTSCCVPCCVPSCCQTSCCVPCCCQSSCSKPPCCQTSCCVPCCAQTSCCKPACCQSGCCVPCCKPPCCAQASCAHPLCCQCKI, translated from the exons ATGGGCTGCTCTGGAGGTTCCGGAGGCTGCGCGTCCGGCTGTGGGGGCTGTGGAGGCTGCGGCGGCTGCGGAGGCTGCGGTGGGGGCTGTGGATCTGGGGCCTGTGTCCCCGTGTGCTGCACGACCTGCTGTGTGCCAGCTTGCTGCAGCTCCGGTTGCGGCAAAGGAGGCTGTGGATCCTGTGGAGGCACTAAAGGAGGCTGTGGATCTTGCGGAGGCAGCAAAGGAGGCTGTGGATCCTGTGGAGGCAGTAAAGGAGGCTGTGGTTCATGTGGAGGATCCT GCTGTGGATCCTGTGGAGGCTGTGGATCCTGCGGCGGCAGCAAAGGAGGCTGTGGATCTTGCGGAGGCACTAAAGGAGGCTGTGGATCCTGTGGAGGCTGTGGATCCTGCGGAGGCGGCAAAGGAGGCTGTGGCTCATGTGGAGGCTGTGGTTCCTGCTGCCAGACCAGTTGCTGTGTGCCCTGCTGCTCCCAGACCAGCTGCTGTGTGCCCTGCTGCTCCCAGACCAGCTGCTGTGTGCCTTGCTGTGTGCCCTCCTGCTGCCAGACCAGCTGCTGTGTGCCCTGCTGCTGCCAGTCCAGCTGCTCTAAGCCCCCTTGCTGCCAGACCAGCTGCTGCGTGCCCTGCTGTGCCCAGACCAGCTGCTGTAAGCCCGCCTGCTGCCAGTCCGGCTGCTGTGTGCCCTGCTGTAAGCCCCCCTGCTGTGCCCAGGCCAGCTGCGCTCACCCCCTCTGCTGCCAGTGTAAGATCTAA